One genomic segment of Aquipluma nitroreducens includes these proteins:
- a CDS encoding Fic family protein gives MKYNWQLPEWPMFSFETTDVQPLILEFAKETGEINGIIQGLPNHLKQETLLQLMMSEALKTSEIEGEYISREDVISSLRNNLGLNDMPVSVKDRRATGIAQLMTEVRKSFQEPLTINTLKTWHGMLMAGTRNINPGDWREGNAPMHVISGAVGREVVHFEAPPSEKVLAEMKAFIEWYNSAIFPLKGEIAEGVLKSAIAHLYFESIHPFEDGNGRIGRAVAEKALSQSLNRPVMLSLSKTIEKNKEDYYNALKEAQRSLNITSWITYFTLVILDAQRDAKSMVQFTLKKAQFFDRYKDKLNERQSKAVLKIMEQGVDGFEGGMTARKYMSITRVSKATATRDLQQLYDLGVFTRDGGGRSVRYQLNFD, from the coding sequence ATGAAGTATAACTGGCAGTTGCCTGAATGGCCTATGTTTTCCTTTGAGACCACGGATGTTCAGCCTCTTATCCTCGAATTTGCAAAAGAAACAGGTGAGATAAACGGCATAATCCAAGGGTTACCAAACCACCTGAAGCAGGAAACGCTTTTACAATTAATGATGTCTGAAGCCTTGAAAACCTCGGAAATAGAAGGAGAATATATCAGCCGTGAAGATGTGATATCCTCTCTAAGGAACAACCTTGGACTGAACGACATGCCTGTTTCTGTAAAAGACCGAAGAGCCACCGGGATAGCCCAACTGATGACAGAAGTCCGAAAAAGCTTTCAGGAACCACTGACAATAAATACGCTTAAAACCTGGCATGGCATGTTAATGGCCGGTACACGGAATATAAATCCGGGCGATTGGAGAGAGGGAAACGCCCCCATGCATGTGATTTCAGGTGCTGTTGGACGTGAAGTGGTACACTTTGAAGCGCCGCCATCGGAGAAGGTACTAGCAGAAATGAAAGCTTTTATTGAGTGGTATAATTCAGCTATCTTTCCATTAAAAGGAGAAATTGCCGAAGGGGTACTAAAGTCGGCCATAGCGCACCTGTATTTTGAATCGATTCATCCTTTTGAAGACGGAAATGGTCGCATAGGCCGTGCCGTTGCTGAAAAAGCGTTGTCGCAGTCACTCAATCGTCCTGTCATGTTGAGTTTGTCAAAAACCATCGAAAAGAACAAAGAAGACTATTATAATGCACTGAAGGAAGCACAACGGTCTTTGAATATTACTTCGTGGATAACTTATTTTACCCTGGTTATTCTTGATGCCCAAAGGGATGCCAAATCCATGGTTCAGTTCACATTAAAAAAAGCCCAGTTTTTTGACCGTTACAAGGACAAGTTAAATGAGCGTCAGTCGAAAGCCGTCCTCAAAATAATGGAACAAGGAGTTGATGGTTTCGAAGGGGGAATGACAGCGAGAAAATATATGAGTATAACCAGGGTATCCAAAGCGACGGCGACAAGAGACTTACAGCAATTATACGATTTGGGCGTATTTACCCGTGATGGAGGCGGTAGATCAGTACGCTATCAACTGAATTTTGATTGA
- a CDS encoding ATP-binding protein: MEEYFATLKKYNFWEGNVPELGYYRKDYTDKIFDYTGSKLVKVLVGQRRAGKSYILRQIAHRLIESGVDPRNIFYVNKEFTDFDFISYYKDLEVLLKLYREKLKPEGKVWLFIDEVQNISGWEHFVNSHSQDFVESYEIFISGSNSKMLSMELATLLSGRYVNFEVFPFSYEEYTGITQKEVKKQSYIDYMESGALPELFVLPNDETKRNYISAIKDTVLLRDIIQRHSIKDPKLLEDVFIYLVNNASNLVSIVNIVNYFKSNGRKTTYDTVANYISYIEDTFMIHKVERYDIRGKETISGNCKYYINDLSFKNYLYPGFGYGVGYKLENLVYLELRRAGYEVYVGAMRDKEVDFVAKKGDRLIYLQSTYLLVDEQTALREYAPLEAIKDNYEKAVVSLDDISLPSNKGIRHIQAWKLHEIL, translated from the coding sequence ATGGAAGAGTATTTCGCAACATTAAAGAAATATAATTTTTGGGAAGGCAATGTTCCAGAACTGGGTTATTACCGCAAAGATTATACAGACAAGATATTTGACTACACAGGCAGTAAACTTGTCAAAGTGTTGGTAGGCCAGCGGCGTGCGGGTAAAAGCTATATTCTTCGTCAGATTGCCCATAGACTGATCGAGAGTGGTGTAGATCCCAGGAATATCTTTTATGTCAACAAAGAATTTACTGATTTCGATTTTATCAGCTATTATAAAGACCTTGAAGTACTACTTAAACTATATCGGGAGAAACTTAAACCTGAAGGTAAGGTTTGGCTTTTTATAGACGAAGTACAAAATATCAGTGGATGGGAACATTTTGTGAACTCTCATTCACAGGATTTCGTTGAAAGCTATGAAATATTTATAAGCGGCTCCAATTCAAAAATGCTTTCAATGGAATTGGCAACACTGCTTTCAGGCCGATATGTCAATTTTGAGGTATTCCCTTTTAGTTATGAGGAATATACTGGAATAACTCAAAAAGAAGTAAAAAAGCAAAGTTACATCGACTACATGGAGAGCGGAGCATTACCCGAATTGTTTGTATTGCCTAACGATGAAACAAAGCGTAATTACATATCTGCTATTAAAGATACGGTATTGCTGCGCGACATTATACAACGACACAGCATCAAGGACCCAAAGTTGCTCGAAGATGTTTTTATTTATCTGGTCAATAACGCCTCTAATCTGGTCTCGATAGTTAATATTGTGAACTATTTCAAGAGTAACGGGAGAAAAACAACGTACGATACGGTTGCAAATTACATCAGTTATATTGAAGATACTTTCATGATACACAAAGTTGAACGCTATGATATCAGGGGAAAGGAAACAATCTCCGGTAACTGTAAATATTATATAAACGACTTGTCATTCAAAAATTATTTATATCCTGGATTTGGATATGGGGTGGGGTATAAGCTTGAAAATCTGGTTTATTTGGAACTTCGAAGGGCTGGATATGAAGTTTATGTTGGGGCCATGCGTGATAAAGAAGTGGACTTTGTAGCTAAAAAAGGGGATAGGCTGATCTACCTTCAAAGCACCTATCTTTTGGTTGATGAGCAAACAGCACTGCGCGAATATGCTCCTCTGGAAGCAATAAAAGATAATTATGAAAAAGCGGTTGTCTCTCTTGATGACATTTCGTTACCTTCGAATAAAGGTATCCGGCATATTCAGGCATGGAAATTACATGAAATTCTATAA
- a CDS encoding ISL3 family transposase, with product MKISRLICLSKFRIKNIEHDNNTIKIFASIKSNRSKCPDCGFLSSSVHDFYHRTISDLPVFQHNTILILKTRKFKCKDPTCHRKVFSEQTSHLMRYARRTARASQILDSLSIELTGKLGSILSKQFSIPVSPSTVTRIALKQQLPEIKQPRVLGIDDWAYRKGVSYGTVLIDMETSRPIDLLSSRESADLKGWLAQYPDAEIVTRDRSGAYSSAINEVCPDAIQIADRFHLLMNLSDALDKYFKSISKEIRRVITEKTDEILTMSANTDLFNAESVKGFLSRQVPAEPKEIKVDQRLDTFKKVKELQSNGTPLKRISKILNISRNTVRSYFIQETLSPRIRRRSINIDLFTSYILSRLNMEGYKKKDIFDEIVQLGYNGGSTQAYSYINKIKLEYSLTTLDNAKIQQRMIPYIKPLSSRKLAKYIGGSLSDIEDTDERICMKALIDNVPELQIVRRLVLIFRTMLKRRSGNIKRWIGFIKRSKRKLYGLKTFANGLLFDIKAVENGIRLPWSNGAVEGHVNRIKSIKRQMYGRAGFELLRRKVILSQTG from the coding sequence ATGAAGATATCCCGCCTAATTTGCTTATCCAAATTTCGCATTAAGAATATAGAACATGATAATAATACGATCAAAATTTTCGCATCAATCAAGTCCAACCGATCCAAATGCCCTGATTGTGGTTTTCTCAGCAGTTCTGTTCATGATTTTTACCATCGAACGATATCTGATCTACCCGTATTTCAACATAATACCATACTCATTTTAAAGACACGGAAATTCAAATGCAAAGATCCAACATGTCACCGCAAGGTATTTTCTGAACAGACGTCCCATCTGATGCGATACGCCAGAAGAACTGCCAGAGCATCGCAAATATTGGATTCTTTGTCAATTGAACTAACAGGAAAACTTGGAAGCATTCTATCTAAACAATTTTCAATTCCAGTTAGTCCTTCAACCGTCACCCGGATCGCTCTTAAACAGCAATTGCCAGAGATAAAGCAACCAAGAGTCCTTGGCATTGATGATTGGGCATACCGTAAGGGAGTGAGCTATGGAACAGTTTTAATTGACATGGAAACATCCAGACCAATTGACTTATTATCATCAAGAGAAAGTGCCGATTTAAAGGGATGGTTAGCCCAATATCCTGATGCCGAAATAGTGACCCGAGATCGTTCAGGTGCCTATTCTTCGGCCATTAATGAAGTTTGTCCGGATGCAATTCAAATTGCGGATCGATTCCATTTATTAATGAATTTATCTGATGCCTTAGATAAATACTTCAAAAGTATAAGTAAAGAGATAAGAAGGGTAATAACAGAAAAAACGGATGAAATATTAACGATGTCTGCCAATACTGATCTATTTAATGCTGAGTCGGTTAAAGGCTTCCTGTCCCGGCAAGTTCCCGCAGAACCTAAAGAAATCAAAGTCGACCAACGGCTGGATACCTTCAAAAAAGTTAAAGAACTTCAATCAAACGGAACTCCACTGAAAAGAATTTCAAAAATCTTAAATATTAGTCGTAACACGGTACGATCCTATTTCATTCAGGAAACCTTATCACCCAGGATTCGCCGAAGATCGATCAACATTGATTTATTTACCAGTTATATTTTGTCCCGATTAAATATGGAGGGATATAAAAAGAAGGATATATTCGATGAAATTGTTCAGCTTGGATATAACGGCGGTAGCACACAAGCGTATTCTTACATCAACAAAATAAAGTTGGAGTATAGCCTTACCACATTAGATAACGCCAAGATTCAACAAAGAATGATCCCTTATATCAAACCTCTAAGCTCTAGGAAATTGGCCAAATATATTGGCGGATCTCTATCAGACATTGAAGACACCGACGAAAGAATCTGCATGAAAGCCCTAATTGACAATGTTCCTGAACTTCAAATTGTCAGGAGGTTAGTCCTGATTTTTCGAACTATGCTTAAAAGAAGAAGTGGTAACATTAAAAGATGGATTGGTTTCATAAAACGATCAAAACGAAAGCTATATGGACTGAAAACATTTGCCAACGGCTTACTATTCGATATTAAGGCTGTTGAAAATGGCATACGTTTGCCCTGGAGCAATGGAGCAGTTGAAGGTCATGTGAACCGGATCAAGAGCATTAAGCGCCAAATGTATGGCAGGGCAGGTTTTGAACTATTGCGAAGGAAGGTGATTCTATCTCAAACCGGATAA